The following proteins come from a genomic window of Lemur catta isolate mLemCat1 chromosome 4, mLemCat1.pri, whole genome shotgun sequence:
- the LOC123637430 gene encoding LOW QUALITY PROTEIN: 60S ribosomal protein L14-like (The sequence of the model RefSeq protein was modified relative to this genomic sequence to represent the inferred CDS: inserted 2 bases in 1 codon), which produces MAPLPSLPLARRSPASAGQAHPRPRLSASGSQAAPGPRPRGCGSHCRRQPGGACVEHKGGAIVYTCAQLVGPSSFSPNAADVVLKHFVVVGQVACVSFGPHAGKLVATVDVIDQNRASADGPCTQVRRQAMPLQCMQLTGFIFKCPHSACQKYVRQAWQKADINTRWAATRWAKKIEARERKAKITDFNHFKVMKAKKMRNRIIKNEVKELQKAALLKASSKKAPAXRAAAAAKVPAKTMTAAGKKAPAQKVPGQKATGQRVAPPPKAQKGQKAPAQKAPAPKASGKK; this is translated from the exons ATGGCGCCGCTTCCCAGCCTGCCTCTCGCCCGCCGCAGCCCCGCCTCTGCCGGCCAGGCCCACCCTCGGCCACGCCTCTCCGCCTCGGGGTCGCAGGCGGCGCCGGGGCCCCGCCCTCGGGGGTGTGGCTCTCACTGCAGACGCCAGCCCGGAGGAGCGTGTG TGGAACACAAGGGCGGGGCCATTGTCTACACATGTGCACAGTTGGTGGGGCCTTCTTCCTTCTCACCAAACGCGGCCGATGTGGTGCTCAAGCACTTCGTGGTTGTTGGCCAAGTGGCCTGCGTCTCCTTTGGGCCTCATGCCGGAAAGCTGGTTGCGACTGTAGATGTTATTGATCAAAACAGGGCTTCGGCTGATGGACCTTGCACTCAGGTAAGAAGACAGGCCATGCCTTTGCAATGCATGCAGCTCACTGGCTTCATCTTCAAGTGCCCACACAGTGCCTGCCAGAAGTATGTCCGACAAGCCTGGCAGAAGGCAGACATAAATACAAGATGGGCAGCCACAAGATGGGCCAAGAAGATTGAAGCCAGAGAAAGGAAAGCTAAGATAACagattttaatcatttcaaagtcatgaaggcaaagaaaatgagGAACAGAATAATCAAGAATGAAGTTAAAGAGCTTCAAAAGGCAGCTCTCCTGAAAGCTTCTTCCAAAAAAGCACCTGC AAGGGCAGCAGCTGCTGCTAAAGTTCCAGCAAAAACGATGACCGCTGCAGGCAAAAAGGCTCCAGCCCAGAAGGTTCCTGGCCAGAAAGCCACAGGCCAGAGGGTAGCACCTCCTCCGAAAGCTCAGAAGGGTCAAAAAGCTCCAGCCCAGAAAGCACCTGCTCCAAAGGCATCTGGCAAGAAATGA